The Kocuria turfanensis genome contains the following window.
CGGCGGGCACGCGGACGGACGTCCTCGACGTGTGGCAGGACGACTTCGTGACCTTCGCCCTGGGCTGCAGCTTCACGTTCGAGGCCGCCCTGCAGGAGGCGGGGATCCCCGTGGCCCACATCGATCAGGGCGTCAACGTCCCGATGTACCGCACGAGCCTCCCGTGCGAGCCCGCCGGCCGGCTCTCCGGCCCGCTGGTGGTCTCCATGCGGCCGATCCCGGCGGACCGGGTGGCCGACGCCGTGCGCATCACCTCCCGCTACCCCGCCGTGCACGGGGCGCCCGTGCACGTGGGCGCCCCGGGGGAGCTGGGGATCCGCGACCTCTCCGCCCCCGACTACGGGGACGCCGTGCAGATCCCCGCGGGACACCTGCCGGTGTTCTGGGCCTGCGGGGTGACGCCGCAGGCGGCGGTGCTCGAGTCCGGGGTGCCGGTCGCGATCGGGCACGCTCCCGGCCACATGCTGGTCACCGACGTGCCCAACTGGCGCTACCAGGTGCCCTGAGGGGCCGGTCAGCGCGCCCCGGGGCCCTCCAGGACGGTGAGCAGCTGGTGCCGGGAGTCCTCCAGGTACCGGTGCATCTGCACGGAGGCCTCCTCCCGGCAGCCCCGCTCGAAGAGCTCCAGGATCCGGGCGTTGCGCTCGATGTAGGGGGCGTGGAAGGACGGGTCCTGGCGCATGGAGAAGAAGACGAGCCGCAGCTCCGCCAGGATCCGGGACATCAGCTCGTTCTGCCGCACCGAGCCGGCCAGCTCCACCACGGTGCGGTGGAAGCGCTGGTTCGCGTCGGCCATGCCGCCGACGTCTCCCCGCCGGTGCGCGGCGCGGCCCGCCGCGACGGCGGCGTGCAGGCCGGGCTGCGGGCCGGGGTCCGTCCAGCGCAGCGCCGAGGTCTCCAGCGCGAGCCGCACCCGGTAGATCTCGCGCACGTCGTCCGGGCCCGGCCGGGCCACCGAGACACCGCGGTTGGGGATCCGCTGCAGCAGGTTCTCGTTGCCCAGCACCGTGAACACCTCGCGCAGGGTGTTGCGGGAGATCCCGAGCACCTCGCTGACCCGGGCCTCGGAGAGCCGGGTGCCCGGGGGGAGCCGACCGGCCATGATGCCCTGGCGCAGGACGCCGGCGGCCCAGGAGGTGGCCTCGCCCTGCGGGGCGGGCCCGGCCAGGCCGACGGCGGTCAGCAGGAACTCGTTCTCCACGGTGTTCATCAGGACACCATCCTGACATCCCCGGCGGCGGCCGCGGCCCTGCGGGCGCGGGGCGGGACCGTGTCCCTGCCGGCGTCAGCTGTCGAGCGTGCGCCGCGGTGGGACGCCGTAGACGGCGCGGTAGGCCGCGGCGAAGCGGCCGGGGTGGGCGAAGCCCCACCGCAGGGCGATCTCCCGCACGGTGGCGCCGGCGGTCGGGTCGGCGCGGAGCAGGTCGGTGTGGGCGGCCGCCAGCCGGGTGCGCCGCAGGTACTGCGTGGGCGTGAGCCCCAGCGGGTGGTTCGCCCGGAAGGCCCGCACCAGGGCGGGGGTGGTCGTGTCCGCGGCGCGGGCGGCGTCGTCGATGCTGATCGGCAGCGAGGCGTGGTCGTCGAGGAACTGCACCGCGATGCGGTACCGGCGGGCCTGGGCGGCCATCGACAGGGTCCGTTCCACCGGGTCGCCCAGCAGCGGGAAGCACTCGAGCATCGCCACGGCCAGGTGCCGGGTCAGGTTCGCCCGCACCAGGTCCGCGGCGAAGGCCTCGGAGGCCACGGTGTCGCGCACCAGCCCGGCCAGGCCCGTCCAGTACCGACCCAGCCGGGGGCTCACCGGGGCGGCGGAGCCGAACGCCACGGACAGGCCCTCCGTGCCGTAGACCGTCTCGGCGACCGACTGCAGCAGCGCGGGGGCGAGGTTGACGTTGGTGACCTCCAGGGCCCCGCCCACGATCAGCGCGGGGTGGCCGGGACGGAAGAGCACCGGCCGGCCCAGCCCGCTGCCGCTCTCGTCGCTG
Protein-coding sequences here:
- a CDS encoding putative hydro-lyase, which codes for MSAAAGPAERSALLPARARELFRGGLVTPTAGWCDGFAQANLMVVPRDWAFELLLFAQRNPKPCPVLAVLDAGEVSGPVLGDGDVRTDLPLYSLYREGEAAGTRTDVLDVWQDDFVTFALGCSFTFEAALQEAGIPVAHIDQGVNVPMYRTSLPCEPAGRLSGPLVVSMRPIPADRVADAVRITSRYPAVHGAPVHVGAPGELGIRDLSAPDYGDAVQIPAGHLPVFWACGVTPQAAVLESGVPVAIGHAPGHMLVTDVPNWRYQVP
- a CDS encoding GntR family transcriptional regulator, which encodes MNTVENEFLLTAVGLAGPAPQGEATSWAAGVLRQGIMAGRLPPGTRLSEARVSEVLGISRNTLREVFTVLGNENLLQRIPNRGVSVARPGPDDVREIYRVRLALETSALRWTDPGPQPGLHAAVAAGRAAHRRGDVGGMADANQRFHRTVVELAGSVRQNELMSRILAELRLVFFSMRQDPSFHAPYIERNARILELFERGCREEASVQMHRYLEDSRHQLLTVLEGPGAR
- a CDS encoding helix-turn-helix transcriptional regulator, whose protein sequence is MSPVFRREATATEPDAVTALFHEIGVRFSFDPTVPGFSYRQRQDGDGQLTVVELDLGGPFSSWGDTDVFGVADVRAASRYDWRTSDESGSGLGRPVLFRPGHPALIVGGALEVTNVNLAPALLQSVAETVYGTEGLSVAFGSAAPVSPRLGRYWTGLAGLVRDTVASEAFAADLVRANLTRHLAVAMLECFPLLGDPVERTLSMAAQARRYRIAVQFLDDHASLPISIDDAARAADTTTPALVRAFRANHPLGLTPTQYLRRTRLAAAHTDLLRADPTAGATVREIALRWGFAHPGRFAAAYRAVYGVPPRRTLDS